The Bacillus sp. 2205SS5-2 genome includes a region encoding these proteins:
- a CDS encoding FAD-dependent oxidoreductase, whose protein sequence is MKTIVLVGGGHSHLYCIKQLQKNKHPDMKWILLSSSKLQYYSGMFSGYAEGLYTEKDISIDLEKLTRNSAASFIETTVLSIDTHNQKILGSNGEVIDYDVVSFDIGSINKEPSIEGLSHHNVKIKPNYQFPRQIKPLQQSQNSVVIGGGAAGIEMALSLLAWRKKQPKKTSVTLIHSSPLLASAGKKASNRITKLAAEHGLTLVHDRVNKVTESLLSTENGLEIQYDGLLYLGGPKPPSLLVASKLPTDRNGFLLVNASLQSVGHRNLFGAGDCITISDHEDTPKNGVNAVRQGPVLFENITNHVLGYPLKTFTPQKYFLAILSTGHQKGFLTYGSFVAYGKWAWHLKDWIDRRFMGNYQ, encoded by the coding sequence ATGAAAACAATTGTATTAGTTGGCGGTGGCCATTCTCATCTATATTGCATTAAACAACTTCAAAAAAACAAACATCCGGATATGAAATGGATTTTGCTCTCTAGTTCAAAACTTCAATACTATTCTGGCATGTTTTCAGGCTATGCAGAAGGCTTATATACAGAAAAGGATATCTCTATCGATTTAGAGAAATTAACGCGGAATTCAGCGGCATCCTTTATCGAAACAACCGTCCTTTCCATCGACACTCACAATCAAAAAATCCTCGGTTCTAACGGGGAAGTCATCGATTATGACGTAGTATCATTTGATATCGGCTCAATCAATAAGGAACCTTCGATTGAAGGATTGTCTCACCATAATGTAAAAATAAAGCCAAATTATCAATTTCCACGGCAAATCAAACCGCTCCAACAAAGTCAAAACTCTGTTGTAATTGGAGGAGGGGCCGCTGGAATTGAAATGGCCCTTTCTCTTCTCGCTTGGCGAAAAAAACAACCAAAAAAGACAAGTGTTACACTTATTCATTCTTCACCTTTATTAGCATCAGCGGGTAAAAAAGCATCAAACCGTATAACAAAACTTGCAGCAGAACATGGGCTAACATTGGTTCACGACCGGGTGAACAAAGTCACTGAATCACTTCTTTCCACTGAAAACGGGCTAGAAATTCAATATGATGGTTTATTATATTTAGGTGGCCCCAAGCCGCCCTCCCTCTTAGTGGCATCAAAGCTACCAACCGACCGGAATGGTTTTTTGCTCGTTAATGCTTCCCTACAATCCGTAGGGCATCGAAATCTGTTTGGAGCAGGTGATTGCATTACCATATCTGACCATGAAGACACACCTAAAAACGGAGTCAATGCCGTGAGACAAGGACCCGTTCTTTTCGAAAATATAACAAATCATGTGCTTGGATACCCGTTAAAAACCTTTACTCCCCAGAAATATTTCCTTGCCATCCTTTCTACTGGGCATCAAAAAGGCTTTCTTACGTATGGATCATTCGTCGCCTATGGGAAATGGGCTTGGCATTTAAAGGATTGGATTGATCGTCGTTTTATGGGCAACTATCAGTAA
- a CDS encoding CDP-alcohol phosphatidyltransferase family protein, with the protein MLDTHARKYVQPTIDKTARLSLRLGLSANKMTITAFFIGVSSGVFYYFEQPILAVFVLWFSGYLDAVDGTMARLTKPSAFGTVMDITFDRLVEISVILGIAFFHPEVMWALLLLSVSIIISMTIFLTVGAISEKQGMKSFYYQAGLAERTEGFILFTLMMLLPQWLLWITLFFFVVEIFTAFQRFWEAKRLLS; encoded by the coding sequence TTGTTAGATACCCACGCTCGGAAATATGTACAACCAACTATTGATAAAACAGCGCGACTCAGCTTGCGACTCGGACTTTCAGCGAATAAGATGACGATCACCGCGTTCTTTATTGGCGTAAGTAGCGGTGTTTTCTACTATTTTGAACAGCCAATATTAGCGGTCTTCGTGTTATGGTTTTCTGGATATCTAGATGCAGTAGATGGAACGATGGCTCGGTTAACGAAACCCTCTGCTTTTGGAACAGTGATGGATATTACATTTGATCGACTGGTTGAAATTAGTGTCATATTAGGAATTGCCTTCTTCCATCCTGAGGTAATGTGGGCCCTACTGTTGTTAAGTGTGTCGATCATTATATCAATGACGATTTTCTTAACTGTTGGAGCAATTTCGGAAAAACAAGGAATGAAATCCTTTTACTACCAAGCTGGATTAGCAGAACGAACGGAAGGGTTTATCTTATTCACGCTAATGATGCTCCTCCCGCAATGGCTTTTGTGGATTACCTTATTCTTTTTTGTGGTGGAAATATTCACAGCCTTTCAGCGGTTCTGGGAAGCTAAACGATTGTTATCATAA
- a CDS encoding glutaredoxin domain-containing protein: MAVLLMMDGCSRCAKVKSHLIESGFPFKEINVLEKPEEAMKYSSLSYLIVPILYENGKSYTWEEVLQFRS; encoded by the coding sequence GTGGCAGTATTACTCATGATGGATGGCTGTTCACGTTGTGCAAAAGTAAAGAGTCATTTGATAGAGTCTGGTTTTCCTTTTAAAGAAATTAATGTTCTAGAAAAACCAGAAGAAGCCATGAAGTATTCTTCCCTTTCGTATTTAATTGTACCTATTTTATATGAAAATGGGAAATCATACACGTGGGAAGAAGTGTTACAGTTTCGTTCTTGA
- a CDS encoding D-alanine--D-alanine ligase: MKTKLCLLYGGKSAEHNVSLNTAKAVIKAVDQEKYEIHPIYITTKGQWMKGPVLEGPVEEIKALQFFHGDEVAPNALTPAMTSEEKSENYDVIFPLLHGPNGEDGTVQGMLELLNLPYVGNGVLASSAGMDKVIMKNVFAQAGLPQVKYVWFLRSTWNQDEETTYESVENELGYPCFVKPANLGSSVGISKCTNREELKLAFKEAFQYDRKIIIEEGVTAREIEIGMLGNDVAECSVAGEIVPKKDFYDYKAKYEDGNTGLIIPAELPDGVYEDLVKKAKIAYQSLDCAGLVRADFFLSENHELLINEVNTMPGFTPFSMFPLLWKHTGVEYAELIERLVSLATERYEEKQQIKYTF; the protein is encoded by the coding sequence ATGAAAACAAAACTTTGTTTACTATATGGTGGAAAATCAGCGGAGCATAATGTCTCATTAAATACAGCAAAAGCTGTGATTAAAGCGGTAGATCAAGAGAAGTATGAAATTCACCCAATTTATATCACGACAAAAGGTCAATGGATGAAAGGACCTGTTTTAGAGGGGCCAGTTGAAGAAATTAAGGCTCTACAATTTTTCCATGGTGATGAAGTTGCACCAAACGCACTGACACCGGCTATGACTTCTGAAGAAAAGAGTGAAAACTATGATGTTATTTTTCCTCTCTTACATGGACCAAATGGGGAAGATGGAACCGTACAAGGTATGCTTGAACTTCTGAATCTTCCCTATGTAGGCAACGGTGTTTTAGCTTCGTCTGCAGGGATGGATAAAGTCATTATGAAGAATGTTTTTGCTCAAGCAGGTTTGCCGCAAGTGAAGTATGTGTGGTTTCTTAGAAGTACATGGAATCAAGATGAAGAAACCACTTACGAGTCTGTTGAGAACGAGCTTGGGTATCCTTGCTTTGTAAAGCCAGCAAACTTAGGGTCTAGTGTCGGAATTAGTAAGTGTACGAACCGCGAAGAATTAAAGCTGGCCTTTAAAGAGGCTTTCCAATATGACCGTAAAATCATTATCGAAGAAGGCGTGACGGCACGAGAAATTGAGATTGGTATGCTAGGAAATGATGTAGCTGAGTGTTCGGTAGCAGGCGAAATTGTGCCAAAGAAAGATTTTTATGATTATAAAGCTAAATACGAAGATGGAAACACGGGGTTGATTATTCCAGCTGAATTACCTGATGGTGTCTACGAGGACCTAGTTAAGAAAGCAAAGATTGCCTATCAATCACTGGATTGTGCAGGTTTAGTTCGTGCAGATTTTTTCTTATCGGAAAATCATGAGTTGTTGATTAATGAAGTGAATACGATGCCGGGATTTACTCCTTTCAGCATGTTTCCGCTCTTGTGGAAGCATACAGGAGTCGAATATGCCGAGTTGATTGAACGTCTGGTTTCGTTAGCGACTGAACGCTATGAGGAAAAACAACAGATTAAGTACACGTTTTAA
- a CDS encoding ABC transporter permease: MRKTLFISLIILFFLTPIFFLILKSVTTVFKWGRGIPLDLSIRGWNVLIKDESIFSAMIISLSIAILVAILNLVIGISAGKALAFTSFRGKNIVETLLLMPLFLPTLAAAIGLHISIIRLGLADSWVGVSLVHLIPTVPYSIKIFTSAYERLEEKMLDEAYLLGGNIWHLFRTIELPNLMPSVRSAVFLTFVISLSQYVLTAIIGGGNVITLAMIYYPYTQSANDTLMAAFSLLFAVLPLVGIFLFEVLLRTFFVIPIRIRRIV; this comes from the coding sequence ATGAGAAAAACGTTATTTATCAGTCTTATTATCCTCTTTTTTTTGACACCGATTTTCTTTCTTATCTTAAAGAGCGTAACAACGGTGTTCAAATGGGGAAGAGGTATTCCCCTTGATCTAAGTATAAGAGGATGGAATGTGTTGATAAAGGATGAAAGTATTTTTAGTGCCATGATTATTTCCTTGAGTATCGCCATATTAGTGGCGATTTTGAATCTTGTCATTGGAATTTCTGCTGGAAAAGCACTTGCATTTACATCATTTAGAGGGAAGAATATCGTCGAAACATTGCTATTGATGCCTCTGTTCCTTCCAACGTTAGCGGCGGCGATTGGCTTGCATATATCTATCATTCGGTTAGGATTAGCGGATAGTTGGGTTGGGGTGAGTCTTGTGCATTTGATTCCGACAGTCCCTTATTCAATAAAGATCTTCACTTCTGCATACGAAAGACTAGAAGAGAAGATGCTAGATGAAGCCTATCTATTAGGTGGAAACATATGGCATTTATTTCGAACGATTGAATTGCCTAATTTAATGCCTAGTGTTCGGAGTGCTGTTTTTTTAACATTTGTTATAAGTTTAAGTCAATATGTTTTAACGGCGATAATCGGTGGTGGAAATGTCATTACCTTAGCTATGATTTACTATCCCTATACCCAAAGTGCCAATGATACCCTTATGGCAGCTTTTTCATTGCTATTCGCCGTACTACCTTTAGTCGGAATTTTCCTATTTGAAGTTCTGTTACGGACATTCTTTGTTATTCCAATTCGTATAAGGAGAATCGTGTAA
- a CDS encoding ABC transporter ATP-binding protein, which translates to MSSYIQLDNVTKEYHQQKIIQGLSLSLQKGEILSLIGPSGTGKSTLLRCISGLDSFSDGSIVLDGKQINKQKPQKREIGMVFQQSLLFPHLTVLENAMYGLRLKVGKRNAKQQALIYLKKIGLADFSGYYPNELSGGQQQRVALARTLLVKPKLLLLDEPFSSLDPELRYSMRDWVHQLLKDENVTAMFVTHDLEEAMVMGDRVGVLHNGTLQQIGEPRELYERPNNPFVATFFSEKWVMNEDSYVDMMNLHLTTSREQILENDVYLGEVVIKGISIRQGQEIIHMEGLEGSNPRLSLPNTLSEKVETFKTLHLYTKKHFINYFKNEKEG; encoded by the coding sequence ATGTCCTCATATATTCAACTAGATAATGTTACAAAAGAGTATCATCAGCAAAAAATCATTCAAGGTTTATCCCTTTCTTTACAGAAGGGAGAAATCCTGTCCCTCATTGGTCCATCGGGAACGGGGAAAAGTACGCTTTTGAGGTGTATATCCGGTCTGGACTCGTTCAGTGACGGATCGATAGTACTAGACGGAAAACAAATCAACAAACAGAAACCACAAAAACGAGAGATTGGGATGGTTTTTCAGCAATCCTTGTTATTTCCACATCTGACGGTTTTAGAAAATGCGATGTATGGTCTGCGTCTAAAAGTAGGGAAGAGAAATGCAAAACAACAGGCCCTGATTTATTTAAAGAAGATTGGCTTGGCCGATTTCAGCGGCTATTATCCCAACGAACTATCCGGCGGTCAGCAGCAGCGAGTTGCGCTTGCTCGAACATTGCTCGTAAAACCAAAGCTATTGTTATTAGATGAACCTTTTTCTTCACTGGATCCTGAACTTCGTTATTCAATGAGGGATTGGGTTCATCAATTACTAAAGGATGAAAATGTGACAGCTATGTTTGTAACACATGATTTGGAGGAAGCGATGGTGATGGGGGATAGGGTTGGTGTTTTACACAACGGAACGCTTCAACAAATTGGTGAACCCAGAGAGTTGTATGAACGACCAAATAATCCCTTTGTCGCGACATTTTTTAGTGAAAAATGGGTCATGAATGAAGACTCATATGTGGATATGATGAATCTTCATTTAACGACAAGTCGTGAGCAAATCTTGGAGAATGATGTGTACCTTGGTGAAGTAGTTATTAAAGGCATTTCGATTCGACAAGGGCAAGAAATCATCCATATGGAGGGACTAGAAGGTTCAAATCCTAGATTGTCTCTCCCAAATACGTTGTCAGAAAAAGTTGAGACGTTTAAGACGTTACACCTCTATACGAAGAAGCACTTTATCAATTATTTTAAAAATGAAAAGGAGGGGTAA
- a CDS encoding Crp/Fnr family transcriptional regulator: MEEKLFLLSQISLFEELPQDELMQIEEMTDMKPIKKGSIILSPSSPLKSFFLLKKGQVRLYRMNSAGKQFTVDVLTDGNVFGETSTLILTDNDMYVEAMTDTYLCILSPQDFETFLVRNPIIALKFINILSTRLNDLYSLSEKIALADVKYRILYLLLKLSEKTGVRKKEWQSIKLKLTHQDIANMVGSTRETTSSLMSQLKKDGFIKKGIHFSVHADQVKKELEAL; the protein is encoded by the coding sequence TTGGAAGAGAAATTATTTTTACTTTCGCAAATTAGCCTATTTGAAGAATTGCCTCAAGACGAATTGATGCAGATTGAAGAAATGACTGATATGAAGCCGATTAAAAAAGGCTCTATTATTTTGTCCCCCTCTTCTCCTTTAAAATCATTCTTTTTATTAAAAAAGGGACAGGTTCGACTTTATCGAATGAATAGCGCCGGGAAGCAATTTACCGTTGATGTGTTGACGGATGGAAATGTATTTGGCGAAACCTCTACTTTAATACTGACGGATAATGATATGTATGTCGAAGCGATGACCGATACCTATTTATGCATTTTAAGTCCTCAGGATTTTGAAACCTTTCTGGTCCGAAATCCTATCATCGCTTTAAAATTCATCAATATTCTATCGACACGACTGAATGACCTCTATAGTTTAAGTGAAAAAATTGCATTAGCTGATGTGAAATATCGAATTCTCTACCTCTTGTTAAAACTGAGTGAGAAAACAGGCGTCCGTAAAAAAGAGTGGCAATCCATCAAACTAAAGTTAACACATCAAGATATTGCAAACATGGTTGGGTCCACCCGCGAAACCACAAGCAGTCTTATGAGTCAGCTCAAGAAAGACGGCTTCATCAAAAAAGGCATACACTTTTCTGTGCATGCCGATCAAGTAAAGAAAGAATTAGAAGCACTTTAG
- a CDS encoding GNAT family N-acetyltransferase: MRLDGKKIHLQPLKEKDLPTLHHYLYGEEQPEWKKWDAPYFEHKQIDYETFYQKNIQTIQETKPNRLGIFTGNQLIGTVGFYWEHEPSRWLEAGITIFDPNYWNGGYGTEALSLWVDYIFQQYEVARVGITTWSGNHRMMKAAEKIGMILEGRMRKCRYYNGEYYDSIRMGVLREEWQSNKIPNNTK, encoded by the coding sequence ATGAGACTAGACGGAAAGAAAATTCATTTACAACCGCTAAAAGAAAAGGACTTACCTACTCTTCACCATTATCTTTACGGAGAAGAACAGCCTGAATGGAAAAAGTGGGATGCTCCATACTTTGAGCATAAACAAATTGATTATGAGACCTTCTATCAAAAAAATATTCAAACGATACAAGAAACGAAACCTAACCGGTTAGGGATATTCACCGGAAACCAACTCATTGGTACCGTGGGCTTTTACTGGGAGCACGAACCTTCTCGTTGGTTAGAAGCCGGCATTACCATTTTCGACCCAAACTACTGGAACGGCGGATACGGAACAGAAGCCCTTTCTCTCTGGGTCGATTATATCTTTCAGCAGTATGAGGTAGCTCGTGTCGGAATTACGACATGGTCTGGCAACCATCGTATGATGAAAGCTGCTGAAAAGATTGGCATGATTCTAGAAGGTCGAATGAGAAAATGTCGTTACTATAATGGCGAATATTACGATTCCATTCGAATGGGCGTTTTGCGCGAAGAATGGCAGTCAAATAAAATCCCAAATAATACAAAATAA
- a CDS encoding dihydrolipoyl dehydrogenase family protein, with protein MKKYDLIVIGGGAGGLTVASGAASLGAQVALVEKNSSLGGDCLHYGCVPSKSLIAAANEVYHSRKLPDFGFHVTGSVDMKKVKERVKGAVAHIQEHDSTERFENMGVDVFFGAASFEDAHTVTIGNQEKIAGKRIIIATGSRPVIPNFPGLKEAGFETNETIFDREELPETMIFIGGGPIGLEIAQAYSRLGTKTIVLERSEAVLGKEDEEIQQLAIEFLSKEIDIRTEVEVKEVKVDGKNKIVLYEKNGKIEEVIGDALFLGVGRKPNTDTLNLEKIGVEVNERGHIVVNDRLQSSVPHIYGIGDINGAFPFTHGAGMEGKLIVQNAVLGLRRKVSYDTLPWTTYTSPEIFHVGKTEKEARESEDEISVYQNGLEEVDRFVADANVTGTVKIITNKRGKILGAHAVGKGAGDWMQTVIFAMEKGAKIGELSTMIYPYPNHAAAIQRTADQYWREKLFDGMLPKITKKYIQWFR; from the coding sequence ATGAAGAAATACGATTTGATCGTAATAGGTGGAGGAGCAGGTGGCTTAACCGTTGCTTCAGGGGCAGCCTCTCTTGGTGCCCAAGTGGCGTTGGTTGAAAAGAATTCATCTTTAGGTGGGGATTGTCTCCATTATGGATGTGTGCCTTCTAAGTCGCTGATTGCTGCAGCAAATGAGGTATACCATTCACGTAAATTGCCTGATTTCGGCTTCCATGTAACAGGATCTGTAGATATGAAAAAAGTAAAAGAACGCGTCAAAGGAGCTGTTGCTCATATACAAGAACACGATTCAACAGAGAGGTTTGAAAATATGGGCGTCGATGTCTTTTTCGGAGCGGCAAGTTTTGAAGATGCTCATACTGTTACTATTGGAAATCAAGAGAAAATAGCGGGAAAACGAATCATTATTGCTACAGGCTCGCGTCCAGTGATCCCAAATTTTCCTGGTTTGAAGGAAGCTGGGTTTGAAACCAACGAAACCATTTTTGACCGCGAAGAACTCCCTGAGACAATGATTTTCATTGGAGGTGGTCCGATTGGGCTGGAAATTGCACAAGCCTATTCTCGTTTGGGAACGAAAACAATTGTTCTAGAAAGAAGTGAAGCTGTTTTAGGAAAAGAAGATGAAGAGATTCAACAGCTGGCGATTGAGTTTCTGTCGAAAGAAATTGATATTCGGACGGAGGTTGAAGTGAAAGAAGTAAAAGTCGATGGCAAGAATAAAATCGTCCTATACGAAAAAAACGGAAAAATAGAGGAAGTAATAGGCGACGCTTTATTTCTTGGTGTCGGCAGAAAACCAAATACGGATACGTTAAATTTGGAGAAGATTGGTGTAGAAGTAAATGAGCGCGGCCATATTGTGGTGAATGATCGATTGCAGAGTTCTGTTCCCCATATTTATGGGATTGGGGATATAAATGGAGCCTTTCCTTTTACACACGGAGCAGGGATGGAAGGAAAGCTGATTGTGCAAAATGCGGTTCTTGGCTTGAGAAGAAAGGTGTCTTACGATACGTTGCCTTGGACGACGTATACATCGCCTGAAATCTTTCATGTTGGTAAAACAGAGAAAGAAGCGAGAGAAAGTGAAGACGAGATTTCCGTGTATCAAAATGGTTTAGAAGAAGTAGATCGGTTTGTGGCGGATGCAAATGTGACCGGAACGGTGAAAATCATTACGAATAAAAGAGGGAAAATACTTGGAGCACACGCAGTAGGGAAGGGTGCTGGAGATTGGATGCAAACTGTGATTTTTGCCATGGAAAAAGGGGCAAAGATTGGAGAGCTTTCCACGATGATCTACCCTTACCCAAACCATGCAGCCGCCATTCAACGGACGGCTGATCAATATTGGCGTGAAAAATTATTTGACGGGATGCTACCAAAGATAACCAAAAAATATATTCAATGGTTCCGCTAA
- a CDS encoding TVP38/TMEM64 family protein gives MKKGTIWKVIAFVVVLLLLLWFSRSYLSFTPLEIRDWILSFGWIAPALFVAVYSVRPIVLFPASVLSLAGGLAFGTFWGFVYIFLGALGSATVAYYISAIFQNSFIKIEQSERTLTIRKKMEESGFFIVLILRFIPFLNYDLISYLAGLASVKYRSFIFATALGIIPGTLAFSFLGSSIVSGSKTIIVFAIGVFMIVLLIPIFARNKVKTLLGLSTNRPK, from the coding sequence GTGAAGAAAGGAACAATTTGGAAAGTGATCGCATTTGTTGTCGTGTTACTGCTGTTACTTTGGTTTAGTCGTTCTTATTTAAGCTTTACACCGCTAGAAATCCGTGATTGGATCTTGTCGTTCGGGTGGATTGCACCTGCCTTATTTGTTGCAGTATATTCTGTAAGACCAATTGTTTTGTTTCCTGCGTCTGTCTTAAGCTTGGCTGGCGGATTAGCATTCGGTACATTCTGGGGGTTTGTATATATCTTTTTAGGTGCACTAGGATCCGCTACGGTAGCTTACTATATTTCGGCTATTTTTCAAAATTCATTTATTAAAATTGAACAATCGGAACGTACGTTAACCATTCGAAAAAAAATGGAGGAAAGTGGATTTTTCATAGTTCTAATACTACGTTTTATTCCTTTTCTTAACTATGATTTGATTAGCTATCTAGCAGGACTTGCATCTGTAAAGTATCGATCCTTTATTTTTGCAACTGCGCTAGGGATTATCCCTGGAACACTTGCTTTTAGCTTTTTAGGATCAAGCATTGTATCGGGTAGTAAAACTATTATTGTCTTTGCAATTGGCGTATTTATGATTGTGTTACTTATTCCGATATTTGCTAGAAACAAGGTGAAGACTTTGTTAGGATTATCGACAAATCGTCCCAAATAA